One Bradyrhizobium zhanjiangense DNA segment encodes these proteins:
- a CDS encoding cytochrome c biogenesis CcdA family protein: MQNVSIPAALIAGLVSFLSPCVLPLVPPYLIYLTGATIEHVESDEPAAASKRAILMSALLFVLGFSTVFVALGASASLIGGLIRAWSAELSILAGIVIIIMGLHFLGLTRIGLLMREGRLPIPNPVGLWGAYIMGLAFAFGWTPCIGPILAAILSIAAAEATVTKGAGLLAVYSAGLGIPFLIAALMIEQFSALFARMKGQLVNVERAMGVLMVITGIGFLTGAVSNVSIWLLETFPALQTIG; encoded by the coding sequence ATGCAAAATGTTTCGATCCCGGCGGCGCTGATTGCCGGCCTCGTCAGCTTCCTCTCGCCCTGCGTCCTGCCCTTGGTTCCGCCCTATCTGATCTACCTCACGGGGGCCACGATCGAGCATGTCGAGAGCGACGAGCCGGCCGCGGCCTCCAAGCGCGCGATCTTGATGTCGGCGCTCTTGTTCGTGCTCGGCTTCTCCACCGTGTTCGTGGCGCTCGGCGCCAGTGCCTCGCTGATCGGCGGCCTGATCCGCGCCTGGTCGGCCGAGCTGTCGATCCTCGCCGGCATCGTCATCATCATCATGGGCCTGCATTTCCTGGGACTGACGCGGATCGGCCTGTTGATGCGCGAGGGCCGGCTGCCGATCCCCAATCCCGTCGGGCTCTGGGGCGCCTACATCATGGGGCTCGCCTTTGCGTTCGGCTGGACGCCCTGCATCGGCCCGATCCTCGCCGCCATCCTGTCGATCGCCGCGGCGGAAGCGACGGTCACCAAGGGCGCCGGCCTGCTCGCCGTCTATTCCGCGGGCCTCGGCATTCCCTTCCTCATCGCCGCCCTGATGATCGAGCAGTTCTCCGCGCTGTTCGCGCGGATGAAGGGCCAGCTCGTCAATGTCGAGCGCGCCATGGGCGTGTTGATGGTGATCACCGGCATCGGCTTCCTCACCGGCGCGGTTTCGAATGTGAGCATCTGGCTGCTGGAGACGTTCCCGGCGTTGCAGACGATCGGCTAG